One Desulfurellaceae bacterium genomic region harbors:
- the hflX gene encoding GTPase HflX: MARIRNADRRQHRAVAGPERAVLVGVEAGTSAPGGTLRLDESLDELTRLSHTAGLEVAGQVRQVLRNGVQPASYIGSGKLAEVQQLSVATNATVVIFDDDLSPAQQRNLEKILRLKVVDRSQLILDIFAQRAQSQAGKLQVELAQLEYLRPRLTRQWTHLSRLGGGLGSRGPGEAQLEVDRRRIRERIATLRRRLREVERTRGLHRHERARVPFPCLALVGYTNAGKSTLMNALTRAQVLVEDKLFATLDPTSRRLDLPGGQTVLVTDTVGFINKLPHQLIDAFTATLEEVRTADLLLHVIDASHPRCLEQKTVAERVLEEIGVAHIPTLTVWNKLDRLPAEPPEDVVWPGFGATQAPTASGVGGETCFGISALRGAGTAALLGAIARRLERKRRVLRLELPLDAGQLLDFLHTNGTVVEQTYTNTSVRLTVRVSAKVAGQLRKRLAATGLAGQKLNA; the protein is encoded by the coding sequence ATGGCGCGCATCCGCAACGCTGACCGTCGTCAACACCGGGCTGTGGCCGGGCCCGAGCGCGCCGTGCTGGTCGGTGTTGAAGCGGGGACGAGCGCGCCCGGCGGCACCCTTCGACTCGACGAGTCCTTGGACGAACTGACCCGGTTGAGTCATACGGCCGGCCTGGAGGTGGCCGGTCAGGTGCGCCAGGTGCTGCGCAACGGTGTGCAGCCGGCCTCGTATATCGGCAGCGGCAAGCTGGCCGAGGTCCAGCAGCTGAGCGTCGCCACGAACGCCACTGTCGTCATTTTTGACGACGACCTGTCCCCGGCCCAGCAGCGTAATCTCGAAAAAATCTTGCGTCTCAAGGTTGTGGACCGCAGCCAGCTGATTCTGGATATCTTTGCCCAGCGCGCCCAGAGCCAGGCCGGGAAGTTGCAGGTCGAACTCGCCCAGCTCGAGTATCTGCGCCCACGCCTCACCCGCCAGTGGACGCACCTCTCGCGACTCGGTGGCGGGCTGGGCAGCCGGGGGCCGGGAGAAGCCCAACTCGAGGTTGACCGGCGGCGGATTCGAGAGCGCATTGCCACCCTGCGCCGGCGTCTGCGGGAGGTCGAGCGGACGCGCGGTCTCCACCGTCACGAGCGTGCCCGTGTGCCCTTTCCGTGTCTCGCCCTCGTCGGCTATACCAACGCCGGAAAATCGACCCTGATGAACGCCCTGACCCGGGCGCAGGTATTGGTCGAAGACAAACTCTTCGCCACCCTGGACCCGACCAGTCGCCGCCTCGACCTGCCCGGCGGGCAGACCGTGCTGGTGACGGATACGGTTGGCTTTATCAACAAGCTGCCCCACCAGCTCATTGACGCGTTCACGGCCACCCTCGAAGAAGTGCGGACGGCCGACCTCCTGTTGCACGTGATTGACGCCAGCCACCCGCGCTGCCTGGAGCAAAAGACGGTCGCCGAGCGGGTGCTGGAAGAGATCGGGGTGGCCCACATCCCGACCTTGACCGTCTGGAATAAGCTGGACCGGCTGCCGGCCGAGCCCCCCGAAGACGTGGTGTGGCCCGGGTTTGGAGCGACTCAGGCGCCGACGGCCAGTGGCGTCGGAGGCGAGACCTGCTTTGGCATCTCGGCCCTGAGGGGAGCCGGTACTGCGGCGCTGCTCGGGGCTATCGCGCGCCGTCTGGAACGGAAGCGGCGCGTGCTGCGGCTGGAGCTGCCCCTGGACGCTGGACAGCTCCTGGATTTTCTGCACACAAATGGCACGGTGGTGGAACAAACGTATACGAACACGAGCGTCCGGCTGACCGTCCGGGTGTCGGCCAAGGTGGCCGGACAGCTCCGCAAGAGGCTGGCCGCAACCGGGCTGGCCGGACAGAAGCTGAACGCGTGA
- a CDS encoding CDP-alcohol phosphatidyltransferase family protein yields the protein MNTSSSFSIELRHPRVLPNLITALRVLAIPVLLFLLIRERYAAALSTFVFAGLTDWLDGQVARYVGSDAEEFGKRFDALADKALAGSSLVMLTLVGGVPMWLTCLVVGRDVALVGGFGLIFLWTGRTIRTKPSRVGKWGTFFVLVTVSMALVELLSPHWLPGLLVWTVWGLAGGATVVSGVQYGWRTVAWLWGREED from the coding sequence GTGAATACAAGCTCGTCCTTCTCCATAGAGCTGCGCCACCCTCGGGTCTTGCCCAATCTGATCACCGCCCTGCGTGTCCTGGCCATTCCCGTGCTGCTGTTTTTGCTGATCCGCGAGCGCTACGCGGCCGCGCTGAGCACCTTTGTCTTTGCCGGCCTGACCGACTGGCTGGACGGACAAGTCGCGCGCTATGTGGGTAGTGACGCTGAAGAATTCGGCAAGCGCTTTGACGCCCTGGCCGATAAAGCCCTGGCCGGCAGCAGCCTGGTCATGCTCACGCTGGTCGGCGGCGTACCGATGTGGCTGACCTGTCTGGTGGTGGGCCGGGATGTGGCCCTGGTCGGCGGCTTTGGCCTCATCTTTCTGTGGACGGGCCGAACGATTCGCACCAAGCCGAGCCGGGTTGGCAAGTGGGGGACGTTTTTCGTGCTGGTGACGGTCAGCATGGCGCTGGTTGAACTGTTGTCGCCGCACTGGCTGCCTGGCCTGCTGGTCTGGACGGTCTGGGGGCTGGCCGGAGGGGCGACTGTTGTCTCGGGCGTGCAGTACGGCTGGCGGACTGTCGCCTGGCTGTGGGGCCGGGAGGAGGACTGA